The following DNA comes from Myxococcus fulvus.
CGCGACCTGCTGCGGGCGGCGGCCACGAGCGCGAATGATCCGGCCGCGCAGCCGCTGTGGGCCGCGGACATCATGACGCGCGAGGTGACGACGGTCGCGCCCGAGGCGTCCCTGCGCGACGCGGTGGTGATGATGCTGCGCAACAAGTTCGGCTGCCTGCCGGTGGTGAGCAGCGACGGCACGCTGCTGGGCCTCATCACGGAGGCGGACCTGGTGCGCTACGCGCAGCACCTCATCGAGGACAAGGACCGCCGCGAGCTCGCGCGCGAGTTCAACGCCTGAGTTCTTCGACGTGGGGGCTGACTACCCCACGTCGGACGATCCCTCGCGGGGCGCCTGCCAGGTCGGACGAAACTCCCTCGCGTCGGTGGGCCCTCGGCCACGAACGCGCCCCCGACGCAGGGAGGTCTCGCTCCGCGACATCACGGAGCCCTGACTTGTACCTGCCTCGATGCAGGGCCCCTCGCCTCCGCGTCACTGAACCCGAGACGAACTCACTCCGACGCAGGGCCCTTCGCTGCCGCGTCACTGAACCCGAGACGAACACGCACCGGCGCGGGCCCCCTCCCCACCGCGTCACTGAATCCCCGCCATGAACGCCCCCTTTGCCTCGATGCGTGAAGCCGAGGCCCTCACCTCCCCGGCGCCCGACCTGGCGCCCTCGCCTCCCGGGCGCCGCTGGGTGCGGTCCGCGCTGGCACTGGTGGGGCTGGGTGCGGTGGCGTGGCTGTCCGCGTTCGGCGTGCAGGGCGAGGTCGCGTCGCGCACGGTGCTGGTGGCCGGCGTCTGCCTGGTGCTGTGGCTCACGGAGCTGGTCCCGCCGTTCGTCCCCACCCTCCTGCTCCTCGGGGCTACGCCGGTGGTGCTCGGCCCACTGGGGAAGGACTACGCACTCTCGTCCGTGCTCACCTGGTGCGCGGACCCCGTGCTCATCCTCTTCCTCGGCGGCTTCACGCTCGAGGTCGCGGCGATGCGCCACGGACTCGACTCCGCCGTGGCGGGCCACGTGGTGCGCCTGTCGCGCGGACGTCCCCGCCTGCTCCTCCTGTTCGTCATGGGCGGCGTGGCGTTCCTCTCCATGTGGATGTCCAACGTCGCCGCGGCGGCGATGATGCTCGCGGCGCTCCGGCCCGTCCTCCTCGCCTCGCCTCCCGACACATCCCTGCGGCCCGCGCTGCTCGCGGGCGTCGCGCTCGGCGCGAACCTGGGCGGCATGGCCACGCCCGTGGGCAGCGGCCCCAACGCGCTCGCGGTGTCCGCCGCGAGCGCCTACGCGCACGTCACCTTCGCGGGCTGGATGGCGTTCGCCCTGCCCCTCACGGCGCTGATGCTGGTGCTGGGCTTCGGCCTGGTGCTGCTGCGCTTCCGCCTGGGCGGCACCCTCTCCTTGCCCGCACAGGTGACGCGCGCGCTGGATGGCCGCGGCCGCAAGGTCCTCTGGGTGAGCGCCGCCTGCGTGGTGGCCTGGCTGTCGGAGCCCGTGCACGGCGTGCCCGCTCCCGTGGTCGCCCTGGGAGCCACCGCGCTGCTCTTCGGCACGGGCCTGCTCGAGCGCGAGGACCTCAAGAAGCTGGACTGGTCCACCCTGCTGCTCATCGCCGGAGGACTGGCGCTGGGGAAACTCCTGGAGCACTCGGGGCTGGTGGCCCACGCGCTCGACGGCGCGAGCCTGGAGACCTGGCCCCAGTCGGCCCGACTCGGCGCGCTCGTCGTCGTCGCCGCGGCGCTGTCCGCGCTCATGAGCAACACCGGCACCGCCGCGCTCCTCATGCCGCTGGCCCTCAGCGTGGAGCCCTCCGCGTCCACGCCCATCCTCGTCGCCATGGGGTGCGCCTTCGGCATCCCCTTCGCCATCAGCACACCTCCCAACGCCATGGCCGCGGGAGAGGGATTGGCGACCTCGGAGCTGTTGCGGTTGGGACTTCCACTCATGGTGGCCGGTTGTCTGCTGGTCAGCGCGACAGGCCCCTGGGTCCTGCGAATCTTCGGGCTGCCATGAGCTTCCCTCGCCCGCACATCCCGGACTCCAGGGCAAAGTCTGGGTCCACCATGAAGCACCGCCGCGGCACATGGGTTGAAAGGGCAATGCCGGCACAAGGCTCGGCGGAGGGAGCGCCCATGACGTCCGTTACCGTCACAGAGTACGAAACGCGCCTCTACTGGCAAGGCGACCACGGTGCCGTCCTGACGAGCGACCGTGCGCCACCCGTTCCCATCGGCCTGCCCCTGGTGGAGCCGGGCGCGACGGAGGCCGGCCGCTGGGCCCCGGAGACGCTGCTGGTGGGCGCCGTCGAGGGCCGCACACTCCTGGCCTTCCTGGAGCGCGCTCGCGAGGCGGAGGTGTCCATCCTCTTCTACCAGAG
Coding sequences within:
- a CDS encoding SLC13 family permease, with the protein product MNAPFASMREAEALTSPAPDLAPSPPGRRWVRSALALVGLGAVAWLSAFGVQGEVASRTVLVAGVCLVLWLTELVPPFVPTLLLLGATPVVLGPLGKDYALSSVLTWCADPVLILFLGGFTLEVAAMRHGLDSAVAGHVVRLSRGRPRLLLLFVMGGVAFLSMWMSNVAAAAMMLAALRPVLLASPPDTSLRPALLAGVALGANLGGMATPVGSGPNALAVSAASAYAHVTFAGWMAFALPLTALMLVLGFGLVLLRFRLGGTLSLPAQVTRALDGRGRKVLWVSAACVVAWLSEPVHGVPAPVVALGATALLFGTGLLEREDLKKLDWSTLLLIAGGLALGKLLEHSGLVAHALDGASLETWPQSARLGALVVVAAALSALMSNTGTAALLMPLALSVEPSASTPILVAMGCAFGIPFAISTPPNAMAAGEGLATSELLRLGLPLMVAGCLLVSATGPWVLRIFGLP
- a CDS encoding CBS domain-containing protein, giving the protein MQIVGELMTREVVTLKETQNLGKAEELLRLHRIRHLPVVRQGKLVGLITHRDLLRAAATSANDPAAQPLWAADIMTREVTTVAPEASLRDAVVMMLRNKFGCLPVVSSDGTLLGLITEADLVRYAQHLIEDKDRRELAREFNA